One Jeotgalibaca porci genomic region harbors:
- a CDS encoding minor capsid protein, translating into MNKKERQLAYERERKAMNDLAMREFDRERAIEAIHKEHIETIQGQIDGFYMRYAGSEGLTRSEAMKRADQMDVTKFANKAKKAVKEKDFSPETNEWLKTYNLKMKVSRLELLKEELNWELIKMYDKDYQLISESLREEARLELERQAGILGDSVSGARQRIDGVVNSDFYGKNFSERIWSRTGLYQTTQKEVFKSLSQIYATMDGYRNERNRLMDKMQTTEYETMRLLRTENARIGSQMQVEAYKANEFTHFIYVAEPGACDICGPLDGKLFPIEDAQIGLNLKPLHPNCRCSSYGYIAMERLIDGEWVDEAAGENSTEPDTIKESPVLKRVRKSFESSEIKNVYGESTFNSVVENLNGIEDERVAMLFEKYVDKISFYETSVKGAAESNYSTVHMESSKFKATKFAKENEIFFHEMSHAIDNLGLRAIEGTKDYKTGKELSFKLGRKYVYKDEVITNYSGMEKFGLAKKIKTDLEDYIRGDTMTIQAFKKTLGKKPTEKEALRVWMDKVNKHEMKKHDNWNKFSEKIKKIAVEKPDVTPNISDIVEAVGGRGVAPFGHGHGGKAYWKIAGNKEAEFFAEVTSAAIRNKESFELIKEIFPNAVDTYFEIVEEMIKAGI; encoded by the coding sequence ATGAACAAGAAAGAACGGCAGCTGGCATATGAACGTGAACGTAAGGCAATGAACGACCTTGCAATGCGTGAATTTGACCGCGAGCGAGCGATTGAAGCAATACATAAGGAGCACATCGAAACGATACAAGGGCAGATAGACGGCTTTTATATGCGTTATGCGGGTAGCGAGGGATTAACACGCTCCGAAGCAATGAAACGTGCGGATCAAATGGATGTGACCAAGTTTGCAAACAAAGCCAAGAAAGCGGTCAAGGAGAAAGATTTCTCACCAGAAACAAACGAATGGCTGAAAACGTACAACTTGAAAATGAAAGTTAGCAGACTTGAATTGCTAAAAGAGGAACTCAACTGGGAATTAATCAAAATGTACGACAAGGATTATCAGCTGATTAGTGAGTCATTGCGAGAAGAAGCTAGATTAGAGTTAGAACGGCAAGCCGGTATTTTAGGCGATTCGGTTAGTGGTGCAAGGCAACGGATAGACGGCGTTGTTAATTCAGATTTTTACGGTAAAAACTTTAGTGAACGCATTTGGAGTAGAACCGGTTTATATCAAACTACACAAAAAGAAGTGTTCAAGTCACTAAGTCAAATCTACGCCACGATGGACGGATACCGAAACGAACGCAACCGCTTGATGGATAAAATGCAGACCACAGAGTATGAAACCATGCGTTTATTGCGCACAGAAAACGCACGCATTGGCTCACAGATGCAAGTGGAAGCATATAAGGCGAATGAATTTACACATTTTATCTATGTGGCAGAACCCGGGGCGTGTGATATTTGTGGACCGCTAGACGGAAAGTTATTCCCCATTGAAGACGCGCAAATCGGGTTGAACCTAAAGCCACTTCATCCCAATTGCAGGTGTTCGAGTTACGGGTATATCGCTATGGAACGGCTTATTGATGGGGAATGGGTGGATGAAGCGGCTGGTGAAAACTCGACCGAACCAGATACAATTAAGGAAAGTCCAGTTTTGAAGCGAGTTAGAAAATCATTTGAAAGTTCAGAAATAAAAAATGTTTATGGAGAAAGCACATTTAATAGTGTTGTCGAAAATCTAAATGGCATCGAAGACGAACGGGTTGCTATGTTGTTCGAAAAATACGTGGACAAGATATCCTTTTATGAAACTAGCGTAAAAGGTGCTGCAGAATCAAACTACAGTACCGTACACATGGAATCGAGCAAATTTAAGGCCACCAAGTTCGCTAAAGAAAATGAAATATTCTTCCATGAAATGAGCCATGCTATTGATAACTTAGGCCTTCGAGCCATCGAGGGGACAAAAGATTATAAGACTGGAAAAGAATTGTCGTTTAAGTTAGGCAGAAAGTACGTTTATAAAGATGAAGTGATTACCAACTATTCCGGAATGGAAAAATTTGGGCTAGCTAAAAAAATTAAGACTGATTTAGAAGATTATATCCGCGGTGATACGATGACTATACAGGCTTTCAAGAAAACTTTAGGAAAAAAACCTACTGAGAAAGAAGCCTTGCGGGTGTGGATGGATAAAGTCAATAAACACGAGATGAAAAAACATGATAATTGGAATAAATTCAGTGAAAAAATCAAAAAAATCGCTGTAGAAAAACCCGATGTCACGCCCAACATTTCAGACATTGTAGAAGCAGTAGGTGGACGTGGAGTTGCTCCTTTTGGACATGGACATGGCGGAAAAGCATACTGGAAGATAGCGGGGAACAAGGAGGCCGAGTTCTTTGCAGAAGTGACCAGTGCTGCAATACGTAACAAAGAATCGTTCGAATTAATAAAAGAAATATTCCCTAATGCGGTTGACACTTATTTCGAAATAGTAGAAGAAATGATAAAGGCGGGGATTTAG
- a CDS encoding phage portal protein: MTDTTHNAPDAFTEGTYIPKSYQFERDMDVSEHAKRYDTIRFEEDSNTHFTYSNMSDLLETEDGKKTLQEMIRRFMYSQKERIEILDDYSKGDNYTVLHGRRRLEEEKSDYRIRHNWGGYISGFITGNILGKPITIGLAEGTESDDLDDINVIIGENDLDALNYELGFDTSRFGRAFELHYRDADKVDRIVLIDPTEMFVIRDETVANEIIGAVHCPVYNGKLYVTIYTDKQAIALKPTEPSLPKIEEEQRTEHYYDDVPVVEWWNNRFRQGDFENEIPLIDAYDAAQSDTANYMSDLNDALLVINGDMNASGLTLTDAEKMKRANMLLLETGVGVDGKQTSLTAGYIYKQYDVAGTEAYKKRIVNDIYNLSNVPNLEDDKFNSSQSGIALKYKMLGLDQKRATKVSFYKKALRRRFRLIQNVHKNLSDVEIDASKLTFVFHENLPQDVWAEVKQYIDSGGEVSQQTLRDLATFTTNELETDRLDREDTQAREPLMTDEEKAEMG, encoded by the coding sequence ATGACAGACACAACGCACAACGCACCAGACGCGTTTACAGAAGGAACTTATATACCAAAGTCCTATCAATTCGAACGGGACATGGACGTAAGCGAACACGCAAAGCGCTATGACACGATACGGTTTGAAGAAGATAGCAATACGCATTTCACGTACTCAAACATGAGCGACTTGTTAGAAACAGAAGATGGCAAGAAAACGCTGCAAGAAATGATTAGGCGCTTTATGTATAGCCAAAAAGAACGCATTGAGATATTGGACGATTATTCAAAAGGTGACAACTACACCGTATTGCACGGGCGTAGAAGACTGGAAGAAGAAAAATCAGATTACCGTATCCGTCATAATTGGGGCGGTTATATCAGTGGTTTTATCACGGGGAATATTTTAGGTAAGCCGATAACGATTGGATTGGCAGAAGGTACAGAATCGGACGACTTGGACGACATTAACGTCATCATAGGAGAAAACGACCTAGATGCATTAAATTATGAGCTAGGTTTCGACACATCACGTTTTGGACGTGCATTTGAGTTGCATTACCGTGATGCAGATAAGGTTGACCGAATTGTTCTCATTGATCCGACTGAAATGTTTGTAATCCGAGATGAAACAGTGGCGAACGAGATAATTGGTGCGGTACATTGTCCTGTTTATAATGGCAAGTTGTACGTAACGATTTACACAGACAAACAAGCAATCGCGTTAAAACCAACCGAGCCTAGTTTACCGAAGATTGAAGAAGAACAACGCACGGAGCATTATTATGACGATGTACCGGTTGTTGAGTGGTGGAATAACCGCTTTAGACAAGGTGACTTCGAGAACGAGATACCATTAATTGACGCATATGACGCAGCGCAATCCGACACGGCTAACTATATGAGCGACTTGAACGATGCTTTGCTGGTTATCAATGGCGATATGAATGCGAGTGGCTTAACGCTTACGGATGCCGAAAAAATGAAACGTGCGAACATGCTACTGCTAGAAACCGGTGTGGGTGTGGACGGTAAGCAAACATCATTAACGGCTGGATATATTTATAAACAGTACGATGTAGCCGGTACAGAAGCATACAAGAAGCGTATCGTGAATGATATTTACAATTTATCCAACGTGCCAAATTTAGAAGATGATAAATTCAATTCCTCGCAGTCCGGCATCGCATTGAAATATAAAATGCTTGGGCTAGACCAAAAACGCGCAACCAAGGTTAGTTTTTACAAGAAAGCACTACGCAGGCGATTCCGTTTAATCCAGAACGTACACAAGAATTTGAGCGATGTTGAAATCGATGCATCTAAGCTAACCTTTGTATTCCATGAAAACCTACCGCAAGACGTGTGGGCAGAAGTTAAGCAGTACATCGATTCCGGCGGCGAAGTGAGCCAACAAACTTTGCGTGACTTGGCAACCTTTACCACAAACGAACTGGAAACGGACAGGCTAGACCGAGAAGACACACAAGCACGCGAACCACTTATGACGGACGAAGAAAAAGCCGAAATGGGTTGA